The Anas acuta chromosome 18, bAnaAcu1.1, whole genome shotgun sequence genome has a segment encoding these proteins:
- the FN3KRP gene encoding ketosamine-3-kinase isoform X1 — MEAALKRELGTTVLRATGHSGGGCISEGQSYETDSGRVYVKSNAKPEARRMFEGEMASLEAILKTQTIKVPKPIKVIELPGVSTLFVMEHLEMRGLNRHSAKLGTQLADLHLHNQQLGEKLKKEESTVGKGQGQMEVQFVDQFGFHTVTCCGYLPQVNDWQTDWVTFFAKQRIQPQMDMIEKNSGDREARELWAQLQLKIPSLFCDVEIVPALLHGDLWGGNVAEDDSGPIIFDPASFYGHSEYELAIAGMFGGFTSSFYSAYHSKIPKAPGFEKRLKLYQLFHYMNHWNHFGTGYRGSSLNIMRNLVK, encoded by the exons ATGGAGGCCGCGCTGAAGCGAGAGCTGGGCACCACCGTGCTGCGGGCAACCGGGCACTCGGGCGGCGGCTGCATCAGCGAGGGCCAGAGCTATGAGACGGACAGCGGGCGGGTGTACGTGAAGAGCAACGCCAAGCCGGAG GCTAGAAGAATGTTTGAGGGAGAAATGGCAAGTTTAGAAGCCATCTTGAAAACGCAGACAATAAAAGTGCCTAAACCCATCAAAGTTATAGAACTGCCTGGGGTCAGTACTCTGTTTGTGATGGAACATTTAGAAATGAGAGGCTTAAACAG aCATTCAGCAAAGCTTGGAACACAGCTGGCTGATCTCCACCTTCATAACCAGCAACTTggagagaagctgaagaaagaagagagcacAGTTG GTAAAGGTCAAGGGCAAATGGAAGTCCAGTTTGTGGATCAATTTGGCTTTCATACAGTTACCTGCTGTGGCTATCTTCCACAG GTGAATGACTGGCAGACTGACTGGGTGACTTTCTTTGCCAAGCAAAGAATCCAGCCCCAGATGGACATGATTGAAAAAAATTCAGGAGACAGGGAAGCAAGAGAACTTTGGGCACAACTTCAG ttGAAGATACCCAGTTTGTTCTGTGATGTAGAAATTGttcctgccctcctgcatgGAGATCTTTGGGGAGGAAACGTAGCAGAGGATGATTCTGGTCCAATTATCTTCGATCCAGCTTCTTTCTATGGCCATTCAGAGTATGAGCTTGCAATAGCAGGGATGTTTGGTGGCTTCACTAGCTCTTTTTACTCTGCTTATCACAGTAAAATTCCCAAAGCTCCAGGGTTTGAGAAGCGCCTGAAGCTTTATCAGCTTTTTCACTACATGAACCATTGGAACCATTTTGGTACAGGGTACAGAGGGTCTTCTCTAAACATTATGAGAAATCTGGTCAAGTGA
- the FN3KRP gene encoding ketosamine-3-kinase isoform X2, with translation MFEGEMASLEAILKTQTIKVPKPIKVIELPGVSTLFVMEHLEMRGLNRHSAKLGTQLADLHLHNQQLGEKLKKEESTVGKGQGQMEVQFVDQFGFHTVTCCGYLPQVNDWQTDWVTFFAKQRIQPQMDMIEKNSGDREARELWAQLQLKIPSLFCDVEIVPALLHGDLWGGNVAEDDSGPIIFDPASFYGHSEYELAIAGMFGGFTSSFYSAYHSKIPKAPGFEKRLKLYQLFHYMNHWNHFGTGYRGSSLNIMRNLVK, from the exons ATGTTTGAGGGAGAAATGGCAAGTTTAGAAGCCATCTTGAAAACGCAGACAATAAAAGTGCCTAAACCCATCAAAGTTATAGAACTGCCTGGGGTCAGTACTCTGTTTGTGATGGAACATTTAGAAATGAGAGGCTTAAACAG aCATTCAGCAAAGCTTGGAACACAGCTGGCTGATCTCCACCTTCATAACCAGCAACTTggagagaagctgaagaaagaagagagcacAGTTG GTAAAGGTCAAGGGCAAATGGAAGTCCAGTTTGTGGATCAATTTGGCTTTCATACAGTTACCTGCTGTGGCTATCTTCCACAG GTGAATGACTGGCAGACTGACTGGGTGACTTTCTTTGCCAAGCAAAGAATCCAGCCCCAGATGGACATGATTGAAAAAAATTCAGGAGACAGGGAAGCAAGAGAACTTTGGGCACAACTTCAG ttGAAGATACCCAGTTTGTTCTGTGATGTAGAAATTGttcctgccctcctgcatgGAGATCTTTGGGGAGGAAACGTAGCAGAGGATGATTCTGGTCCAATTATCTTCGATCCAGCTTCTTTCTATGGCCATTCAGAGTATGAGCTTGCAATAGCAGGGATGTTTGGTGGCTTCACTAGCTCTTTTTACTCTGCTTATCACAGTAAAATTCCCAAAGCTCCAGGGTTTGAGAAGCGCCTGAAGCTTTATCAGCTTTTTCACTACATGAACCATTGGAACCATTTTGGTACAGGGTACAGAGGGTCTTCTCTAAACATTATGAGAAATCTGGTCAAGTGA